A stretch of DNA from Nitrospira sp. KM1:
TTCTCGGACACAGACATTTCGGCCAGCTTGGCCTTCTGTTCCTTTTCCAGTTCTGCCTTCGACTGAAATATCAAGTCCTTCGCTTCCAGCTTGGCTTCTTTAAGAATATTTTCAGCTTCCCGCTGCGCATTTTGAACCGCCTGCCGGGCCTGTTCTTCCTCCTTCACTCTTCTGTTGGCTTGCGACATACGCCGAACAGCTTCATAGATCCCTATCCCCAAGAGGGCTGCGACAATTCCGACAAGCACGAGCGTGACAAATGAGGTAGTCATGTGGACCAGTCCCTTTCACAACGGGACCAAGAAGCACATCTCTTCTCAGATCCCGATCTCAGCAGTACCGTATGATGTGACGACGGAAAATACAGCAGGGAACGCGGCGGAGAGAGGATGGTCGAACTAGGAACCGATCATTGCATACGAGGATGGGGCTGAATACGTGGTCGGATTGTCGACGCGGGCCGATAGTCCGTCTCGTCATGGGGACTCCCCCTAAGATGCCGCCTCAGATGGCGACGTTCAATGGCAGAGCTCTTGATGACCGCCACAGTTTGCCGACTGGGCATAAGTACCCTGTGGCCCAGCGTGATGGATGCCATGAAGTCTTGCACTTGTGAAAAATTGAACCTGAGGATCGAACTGACCAGAAAGACGAGGCGTTCAAAGCACGCTTGCACGCGAATCGGACCCAGCATCGCTACGACCTTCCACATCGCTTCTCGTAAGAACTCATCTCCAAGATCGGTATCACTTCCGAAAAGACCAGCACTTTCCCTACCGCTGTAACATCTACTTACTTGTAACCCCGCGTATTATGCTAACAAAATGCTGATATCGCTTGCAAGCGCATTAGCGAAACAGCGATGTTGAAACCTGTTCCTCGATCGATTCCATGATCGACGTCATTCGACGTTCGACATCGGCCTCCCCCTGGGCTCGCTTCTTTTCCGCCTCAAAAAGCTGATGCGCCAAGTTGAGCGCGGCTAGAACCGCCAGCTTAGAGGGCGTCGCTGTGCTCATTCCAGCAGCAACATGACGCATTTGCCCGTCCACAAACCCAGCTAATCTGCGGACATACGCTTCTTCGGCCTCTCCACGAATCGCATATCGCTGGCCGTAGATCTCGACTTCCGTCGTTCTAGTCAATGGCCACCTCCTTGCGTTCTTCAAAGCACTCCAACAGCTCGATCTCTCCCAGCACTTTTTCAATTCTCGTCTTAATATCGATCCGCTCCCGCTCCCAACGTCGATTCGAATCGTTCTGATCGGCAAATCGCTGGCGCATCGTCTTGAGATCTTCCTCCAATGCGACATTCTTCTTTTTCAATTCATGAATAAGCTTCACTAAATCCTTAACGCGCGACTCCAATGCATCCAGACGATCCAAAGCCATAAGTAACTCCTACAATAGCCCTACAAATTGTGGTGCACTATAGAAACTTGTCTAGATCTTGTCAAGAAATGAGGTCAGGAAGTACTGCCAAGCCTCATGTATTCCCGATAGCTTCGCAACACGCGCTTTACGTACTGTCTCGTTTCCTGGTACGGGATCAATTCCACGAACTCATCCTGGCTTTGTCCGCGATATTGATTGATCCAGGTGGTCACGACAGGAGGACCGGCATTATAGGCCGCAATCGTGTACACGAGATTTCCCGAATATTGATCTAGCAGTTGCTCAACGTATCGAACACCGATGCGAATGTTCGTATCCTGATCGAAGAGATCCTCTCGACCGACCGCTGGAAGTCCCAGGCGCTGAGCCATCGTATTGGCGGTCGCGGGCATGACCTGCATGAGTCCGATCGCTCCTACCCTTGATACCGCCTTGAGATCGTACTGACTTTCTTCACGTATGATCGCCGCAATCAAATACGGGTCTACACCCTTTGCGCCTTGAAGTTTAATCGTTGGAAGAAGACCAGTGGGGTAGGCAGCCTGCCATACCGATGTGGAGAAGGTACCTCCCGTCCGTTCGAGTTTGTCCCGAAATTGGGATCGTGCCAGACGAAGCGCATAATTGTAGGCTCCGACTTCATTCAGCATCGTGGATAATGTCATGACGAGAGCCGGGTCTCGGCCATAACGATCCGTAAGGACGGCAACTTCTCGGGCAGCTTCCGCATCTAAACCCAACGTCTTAAGCTCGAGAGCACGCCGGTAGGCGTGGTCTCGAGCAATCTGAGACCGCAGTGACAATTGGGAGAACTCACCATCAGGCGCAAGCACTCCATTAGAGGGAATGGCACCCGATGTTCCATCGAATGAAATTGCGGTTCGTTCACGGGCAAGCTGGCAATAGTAGGTGTACACGAACCGTTGGCATATCTCCCTATAATATTCGTCGGGAGTGGACAGCCGCCCCTGTTCTACAGCTCGCGCCGTCCAATAGAGCGCCTGGGGTTCGAAGTCGCTGTCGTACTTTTCGACCAGAGTACGCAACACTTCGACGGCCTCACGATATCGGCCCATCCGATAATAGACCCACCCTGCTCGCCATTGGCCTTCTGCCCGTTGAGAGGCCGGTTCGCCGGATTTTGCCACCTGACGGTAGCGCGCGATTGCGTCATCGAATAGCTTTTGATCCTCCAACCAAATGCCTGCGAAAAGCACAATTTGCCCCTTTTGCTCCGGCGACAGAGCTGAGGTTTGTGCTGATCGCGCCACTTCCAGCAGTTTCTCTCCTTCTCCTCGGCGAAGGTACACTCTCGCTAACCATACCGCAGCCTCCTGAGCCTCTCCTCCTCCGGTTTTCACGACGCCCGAGAATGTCTCTCTGGCATGGTCGTATTGCTTGAGTCGCACCTGGGCAACCCCGAGCTTCAGCCTGGCCTCACTTCTACGAGGAGAATTCGGGTCGCTGCTCAAGAAGTGCCGGAACTCGTCGATGGCTTCCTGATGGTAGGCCTGCGCAAAAAAGCCCTGTGCTCTCGCAAGCCGGTCGGCCGGAGCTGGCGCCCACGGTTCGCCCCCTAAGTTTGATGCAAGCAATCCTGCAGCCTCTTTCGCCTCAGGGCTGGAAGGATAGCGTACCCACAACTGCCTCAGAACCTCGCGGCCTTCGGCGACTCGGTCTTCACGAAGCCGACATGCTGCCCGACGAAACAACGCCTGGGGAGCGTTTGTGTCCTTTTCATTCAGCGCAAGAGCTTTCGCGAACCATTCCTCTGCATGCATGCAGTCTGATGATTGATACCAGGCTTCACCTGCACGGTAGGCGGCCTTCGCCGAAAGGTTGGTGTCGGGAGCGGCGACGGGAATGCTCTCGAACATGTTCGCGGCCATGCTGGCATCACCAATGTTCAAGGAGGCTTCACCGATCCATAGTCGGATGTAGTCATCCAGCACCGGAAAATCGCGTTGGGCTCCGCGTAGATATTGAATAGCCACCGGAGGATTACGTTGAATCAGAAGGACTCCGGACAGCAGACCGCCTCGCTTCGCCCATGTCGTAGAAGGGAATTTCTCCATCAGGAGACGCAGCCGTTCAAGCTGCAGTGATGAGACTTGGTCTTTCACCATCACATTTCTCAGCCGTTCCTTCGGCAACGCTCCGGCTTGGAAGCACACCTCCGCCGCGTCACACGAATCAGAATCCGAGATTTGAGAAGGAGAATCAGCCGACGAATATGTTGAGGCGGTCAACCCGACCGAGATGAGAACCATGAGACCCGTTGAAACGAGCACGGGCATCGAGCGGTACCGATTTTTGCCTACAGCCATCCCTTTGCATCCCCTCGACTATGTATTTAATCATATATAACAGCGTCGTCGGAGTCTTGCCAGCCGACATCCATTCATGAATGGTCGGCTCCTTGTTCCCATTTTTTACGCTGTGTTAGGCTACCGGATGCCCAGAGTCGCCTCGTCTCCCAATCAGATCAATTTACTGTCATTGACCGAAGACGGTCTCGCCAGCCTCGTCAAAGACCTGAACTGGCCGGCGTACCGTTCCATTCAAATTCTTCGATGGCTCTATCAGCGGCGCGTTCGATCCGTCGATGAGATGACCAATTTAAGCGTGGAGGACCGGAAGCGACTCGCTGCCCGGGCTGTCATTGGGCGCCCCGACCATTGCAGAATCCTCCGTGCCTCTGATGGCACCGCCAAACTACTTGTCGCACTCAACGATGGGTTGACCGTGGAAACAGTGCTGATCCCCGACGACGAACGGCTGACATTGTGCGTTTCGACTCAGGTCGGATGTACGCTGGACTGCAACTTCTGTCTCACGGGAACCATGGGATTGCGACGTAATCTGAAGGCCTACGAAATCGTTGAACAGGTCCTGACCGCTCAAGACCATCTGCGGAAAGACGAGCGCATTACCAACCTCGTGTTCATGGGCATGGGGGAGCCGCTCGCGAACGTGAACGAACTATCTGATGCCGTCCGACGCCTGACGAATAAAACATGGGGGCTTACTTGGTCAGCCCGGAGGATCACGGTGTCCACTGCCGGTTTGGCTTCGCGTATGAGGGATATCGCACCGTTGGGAGTCAACCTCGCCATCTCTCTCAACGCGACTACGGAAGCCCAACGTGACTCGTTGATGCCGGGGGCACAACGCATCTCGTCGCTAAAAGCTCTCCTGGCGGCCTGTCGGCGATATCCGCTGCCTCCGGGTCGGCGCCTCACCTTTGAATATGTCTTACTGGCAGGCGTCAACGACCAGGAAAACGATGCACGCAGGCTCGCGCAACTGTTGCGGGGCATGACATGCAAAGTCAACCTCATCCCCTTCAATGAGTTTCAGAGCAGTCCCTACCGTCGCCCGTCCGATGTCTCGGTACTGGCCTTTCAATCGATCATCCGTCGGGCCGGGATTGATGCATTCATTCGGAAAAGCCGGGGTCGAGAGGTGCTTGGTGCGTGCGGTCAGCTCGGCACGTTACCCGCTTCGGTAGCTGAAGGAGCCTTGACACAAATTGAATCGCATTGTTAGCATGCATCGTCTTGGGTCCTTCCGATTGAAGATGACCAGCCTGCTCCGCCGCTCAGCCTTATCGCTTTTGCTTGCCTCGCTTAGTTTACCGTTCGACATGACGTCTGTTTCTGCCGCTTCGGACACTCGCGAATTCTTACTGTCAAATGGGATGAAGGTTCTGATCAGTGAGGTGCCGAAAGCGCCCGTAGCCACGGTACAGGTCTGGTATAAGGTCGGCTCCCGCAATGAAGTGATGGGGCGAGCCGGTCTTTCCCATATGTTGGAACATATGATGTTCAAGGGGACCGCTAAATATCCAAAAGGAGCATTCTCACGATTGATCCGTAAAAGCGGAGGGATGGACAACGCCTTCACCAGTCAGGACTTCACGGCATATTTTGAGAATCTCGCAGCTGATCGGGTGGAACTGGCTCTAGAAATGGAAGCCGATCGCATGCAAGGACTCATTCTTGATTTGGAAGAGCTGAAAACGGAGCGGGAGGTCGTCAAGGAAGAGCGCCGCCTGCGAACTGAAGATGATCCTCAGGGTGCGCTTGTCGAAGCATTGTTTGCGCAAGCATACATGAGCCACCCTTACCACTGGCCGGTGATCGGTTGGTTTGGAGACCTCGACGCCATGACGCTCGATGACCTCCAGCGGCATTACGATACGTATTATTCTCCGAACAATGCGACGTTGGTCATCGTCGGTGACGTGAATGCGGATGGATTAATATCAACGATTCGGCAGTTGTTTGAACCCATTCCTCGAGGACCCGAACCCAAACCAGTGGCGACCATGGAGGGGGACCAAAAGGGAGAGCGACGCTTCTACCTGAAACGAGATGCGCAGGTCCCGTTCGTCATGATGGGGTATCGGGTCCCCAATTATACCAGTGAAGATTCCTACGCGCTGGATGTGCTGGAATCCATCCTGTCGCGCGGCAAGAGTTCTCGTCTGTACCAAAGCCTCGTGTACGAGCAGAGCGTGTCGCTTGCGGTCGGCGCTGAGTATGGTTTGATGCAAACCGATCCTGGGCTGTTCTATTTCTATGCGCTTGTGCGGCCTGGTGTGGGCGTTGAAACCGTTGAAGAGGCCCTCCAAAAAGAAATCAAGCGGATCCAAACAGATCCTCCTACCGAGCAGGAGCTGCAACGGGCTAAAAATCAGGTCGAAGCCGCCCGTGTCTTCGAGCAAGATTCGAATTTCAGGCATGCCATGTTGTTAGGTCAGGCTGAAGCGGTTGGCGCCGGATGGCGCAAAGTCGAACAGTTTTTGGAACGAATTCGCGCCGTCACTCCCAAAGACGTCCAACGGGTTGCGGTGCAGTATCTGACCGATGACGCCCGAACGGTCGGAACGCTCATCCCCGTACCGCCCAAACAGCCGGAGATGACGTCGACATCCGGACCGCAAGGGAAACCGTGATGCGTATCAGGAGATCGGCGTTTTTCCATGCATTCATCACCCCGTTGGCGGCAACCGCACTCACACTCGCGATCATGTTGTGCGACGCCGCCGCGGCCGAAATCGCCCCCGTCAAATTCGCGACGCCCAATGGCATGACCGTCGTCATCCTGGAACAGCACTATGTGCCAATCGTTGAAGTTCATGCCCTGATTAAGGCCGGGTCTTCGCATGACCTCCCGGAACGCGCCGGACTGGCGAATCTCGTCGCCAGTCTGCTCGATGAAGGCACGACCACTCGCACCTCGAAACAGCTTGCCGAACAAATCGACTTCGTCGGCGGAGCTCTGGAAGTGAAAGCCGGCGAGGATTTTACGACCGCATCCGCTCGTGTACTCAAAAAAGACGTGGACTTGGCTTTCACGCTGCTTGCGGACATCTTGCAGCATCCCGTGTTCAACAAACAGGACTTCGAGCGGATCCGAGGCCAAGTCCTCGGCGAAATGGCAAGCGATAACGATGATCCCGGTCACGTCGCGATGAAGGCGTTCAACCAACTCGTGTTCCATGGTCATCCCTACCGATGGCCCCTGAATGGGACTGAAGAGACGGTCGGCAAGATCACTCCGGCCGATGTGGCTGCTTTCTATTCAAAAGAGTATGTCCCAGGCCAGGTCATCCTTACCGTGGTTGGCGATGTGACCGCCGAACAGATCACCGGCTTGACACAAACACATTTTGGGTCTTGGAAGAAGGCTGCTCTGCCGGTGCGGACGAATAAAAAGGCGGCTCCGCTGGAAAAGAAAACCGTGCAGCTCATCGAGAAAGACCTCATGCAATCGAGCATTGTACTCGGGCACGGAGGAATCAGTCGGACGAATCCCGACTTCTATGCCGTCACGGTCATGAACTACATCTTGGGAAGCGGCGGATTTTCCTCCAGGCTGATGGACTCCATCAGGGACAAGCAAGGTCTGGCATACGGCATCATGAGTCATTTCGATGCGCGATATATGCCCGGATCATTTTGGATTAGTTTGCAAACGCGAAGTGAGGCGACTAATCAGGCCATCAACGGAGTATTGGCTGAAGTCAAAGCCATCCGGGAATCTCCGGTATCCGATCAGGAACTTGCCGATGCCAAATCCTTTCTCATGGGAAGCTTCCCCCTACGCCTCGATTCAACCGCCAAGCTCGCCCAGGTGTTGGCCCAAGTGGAATTTTACGGCTTGGGATTCGAATACTTTTCGCAATATCCGAAATGGATCGAACGCGTGACGAAGGATGACGTCCAGCGAGTGGCTAAACAGTACCTAGATCCCCACCGATATGCGATGGTGGTGGTTGGTAATCTCACGAAGGCTAAGATCAAACATTAGCAGATCATCCGGAATTCCGATGTCAATGCCCAGGCAAGCTTCCACGGACCAACTGACGCGCTTGCGGAATGTATTTGCCGACATGCGGTCGGTGCTCGTCGCGTATTCCGGGGGCATCGACAGCACATTGGTGTTGAAGATGGCCCAGGATGTGTTGGGAGACCGTGCGCTAGGCGTGACGGCTGTCTCGCCGACGCTCCCAGGCGAGGAACTGGAAACCGCGATCCGGGTTGCAAGAGAAATCGGAGTTCGGCATGAAATCGTGCGAACGGATCAATTATTGATTCCTGATTTTGTCAAGAACGACGCCAGCCGTTGCTTCCATTGCAAATCCGATCTCTATCAGCTGTTGGACAGGTTGCGAACGGAACGGAACGTTGAGTGGGTGGCTGACGGAACAAATCTCGACGATATGGGCGACGACCGGCCCGGCATCACCGCTGCGAGTGCCTATCATGTCCGAAGCCCGCTTCTCGAAGCATCCTGTACGAAATCGGATGTTCGGACGATGGCCGAGCGGCTGGGGATTTCTACCTGGGCGAAACCGGCAGCAGCCTGTTTGTCCTCCCGCATTCCTCGGGGCATGCCGATTACAATAGAAAAATTGCGACGGGTTGAGTTCGCTGAGTCTTTCCTGCACGGAGAAGGCTTGCGACACATCCGCGTTCGCGATCACGGAGACATCGCCAGAATCGAAGCCCCATCTGAGGACTTCGAAAAATTGGCGACGGCTGCCAACCGGGAACGAATCAGCAGACAGCTGAGAGAGTTCGGGTTCCGGTTTGTCTGCGTAGACCTGGAAGGATACAGACCCGGGGGAACCAGTCTAGGATAACGTCGCTAGTCGACAACTCAGCGAGCTGGCGACTTTGCGAGGGCATCGAGGGCTTCATCAGCCAATCTGCGGTGATCGGCATCAGTCAAACTTCGTTGAACAACTTTTTCGGCCACCATCAATGCCAATTCGGTCGTCTGTGACCGAATCTCCTGAACGGCCTTTCTACGCTCCTGATCGATTTCTCTGGTGGCGTCCCCCTTGATCCGCTCAGCTTCAGAGGTCAACCGCTGCTCATTCTCCTCCAACAGGCGTTGAGCCCGCTCCTTTGCCGCCGCGAGAAGACCTTCAGCTTCCTTTGAGGCCGCATTGAGCTTGGCCTCGTATTCCTTGAGTCGTCCCTCGGCCTCGAACCGATGCCGTTCGGCCTGATCCAAACTGTCCTTGATTTTCCGCTCTCGCTCTTCCAGGACCGCAAGAATGCCTGGGAAGGCGTACTTGTAGAGCACGAAAAGGAGGATCGCAAAGGATACGACCTCCCAAAAAATGAGCGAGGAGAAAAAGTGTGATTCAAACTGCGGCATAGCAACCTCTCAAGCCAGGGACCCTCAGCCAGTATCTACGAAACGCCTCGCGCAGCGACCAGATTCTATCCAACCACTCCGCGGCCAGTACTACTTGCGAAGTCCCATGATGATAAACGCGATCACGAGGCCGTAAAGCGCAATGGCTTCGACCAGCGCAAATCCGATCCACATGTACTTGCCAATGCGACCTTCGGCTTCCGGCTGCCGTGCGACCGCTTCAATCATCTTGCCGAAAATATATCCGATCCCGACTCCGGCGCCAGCGAACCCGGCGGCGGCCAATCCCATTCCCAATAATGCTGCGGCTGCTGAATCCATCGTATCTCCTTCCTCTCGGTTATCAAAATGCTACCGGCACTGTTGAACAGTCCGTGGACATGAGAACAGGCCGTTAGTGCGCATGATCATCGTGGCCATGTAGGTGGAACGCGTCCCCCAGATAGACGCATGTCAGAACCGTAAAGATGTAGGCTTGGATGAAGGCGATACCAACTTCCAATCCGTTCATCGCGATCGTGAATGCAAACGGCAGCCAGCCAATCAGCAACCCACCGCTAATCGCCAGCCCGAACAAGACGCCGAGGATGACATGCCCGGCGGTCATATTGGCGAACAGCCGTACCGCAAGAGAAATCGGGCGGGCCAACTGGCTGATGAGTTCGATAGGAACCATCAGCGGCAACAGCCACGCCGGGGTCCCGGGCGGCACTAAAATGCCCAGAAACTTTGCGCCATGTATGAGAAATCCCATGATAAGGCTCAGTGCGTAGACCGCAATGGCAAACACCGCTGTGACAATAATCTGGCTTGTGACCGTATAAGACCCTGGAATCAAGCCGATGAGATTGCAGAATAGAATGAAGAGAAATAAGGTGGCCACTAGCGGGAAAAACCGCATCCCATCCTTGCCCATCGTGTCCAGGATAATTCCACGAATGAAATCGACAAGCATTTCAGCCAGGCTCTGTAATTTTCCCGGAACTAACTGCCTTGCCCCCCCGGCCTTGACCATCAGGAAGGCCACGAGTGCCACGACGACCCACATAATGATCACGGCCTTATTAATCGATATATCCAGGCCTGCGAAATTAATCGGGACAATGTTATGAAGTTCGAAGGGATGTAGGGGACTTTCTTCCATCTATTCTGTCCTCACGGTGTCTTAGGATTTTGGCCACTGCTGGGCAGATCGATAGGCGTTCCGTATCCCAGCGGCCGCCCCAAAAAATAACCCTGCTGCCATGCCCCAGGGACTCGACTCCAAGAGATAGGTATCGACGACCCATCCCAACCCCCCGCCCACTATCAGCGCAGCGATCAGTTCCGTTCCAATTCGAACGGCTTGCCCGAGTCCCGCATATATTGGATCCTGTGATGGAGGCATGATGTGCCTCGTTGATCCACGGAAGCGAGCACTCATTGAGCCGCGTTGAACAAG
This window harbors:
- a CDS encoding cell division protein ZapA, producing the protein MTRTTEVEIYGQRYAIRGEAEEAYVRRLAGFVDGQMRHVAAGMSTATPSKLAVLAALNLAHQLFEAEKKRAQGEADVERRMTSIMESIEEQVSTSLFR
- the zapB gene encoding cell division protein ZapB; this encodes MALDRLDALESRVKDLVKLIHELKKKNVALEEDLKTMRQRFADQNDSNRRWERERIDIKTRIEKVLGEIELLECFEERKEVAID
- a CDS encoding transglycosylase SLT domain-containing protein produces the protein MAVGKNRYRSMPVLVSTGLMVLISVGLTASTYSSADSPSQISDSDSCDAAEVCFQAGALPKERLRNVMVKDQVSSLQLERLRLLMEKFPSTTWAKRGGLLSGVLLIQRNPPVAIQYLRGAQRDFPVLDDYIRLWIGEASLNIGDASMAANMFESIPVAAPDTNLSAKAAYRAGEAWYQSSDCMHAEEWFAKALALNEKDTNAPQALFRRAACRLREDRVAEGREVLRQLWVRYPSSPEAKEAAGLLASNLGGEPWAPAPADRLARAQGFFAQAYHQEAIDEFRHFLSSDPNSPRRSEARLKLGVAQVRLKQYDHARETFSGVVKTGGGEAQEAAVWLARVYLRRGEGEKLLEVARSAQTSALSPEQKGQIVLFAGIWLEDQKLFDDAIARYRQVAKSGEPASQRAEGQWRAGWVYYRMGRYREAVEVLRTLVEKYDSDFEPQALYWTARAVEQGRLSTPDEYYREICQRFVYTYYCQLARERTAISFDGTSGAIPSNGVLAPDGEFSQLSLRSQIARDHAYRRALELKTLGLDAEAAREVAVLTDRYGRDPALVMTLSTMLNEVGAYNYALRLARSQFRDKLERTGGTFSTSVWQAAYPTGLLPTIKLQGAKGVDPYLIAAIIREESQYDLKAVSRVGAIGLMQVMPATANTMAQRLGLPAVGREDLFDQDTNIRIGVRYVEQLLDQYSGNLVYTIAAYNAGPPVVTTWINQYRGQSQDEFVELIPYQETRQYVKRVLRSYREYMRLGSTS
- the rlmN gene encoding 23S rRNA (adenine(2503)-C(2))-methyltransferase RlmN translates to MNGRLLVPIFYAVLGYRMPRVASSPNQINLLSLTEDGLASLVKDLNWPAYRSIQILRWLYQRRVRSVDEMTNLSVEDRKRLAARAVIGRPDHCRILRASDGTAKLLVALNDGLTVETVLIPDDERLTLCVSTQVGCTLDCNFCLTGTMGLRRNLKAYEIVEQVLTAQDHLRKDERITNLVFMGMGEPLANVNELSDAVRRLTNKTWGLTWSARRITVSTAGLASRMRDIAPLGVNLAISLNATTEAQRDSLMPGAQRISSLKALLAACRRYPLPPGRRLTFEYVLLAGVNDQENDARRLAQLLRGMTCKVNLIPFNEFQSSPYRRPSDVSVLAFQSIIRRAGIDAFIRKSRGREVLGACGQLGTLPASVAEGALTQIESHC
- a CDS encoding pitrilysin family protein; this translates as MTSLLRRSALSLLLASLSLPFDMTSVSAASDTREFLLSNGMKVLISEVPKAPVATVQVWYKVGSRNEVMGRAGLSHMLEHMMFKGTAKYPKGAFSRLIRKSGGMDNAFTSQDFTAYFENLAADRVELALEMEADRMQGLILDLEELKTEREVVKEERRLRTEDDPQGALVEALFAQAYMSHPYHWPVIGWFGDLDAMTLDDLQRHYDTYYSPNNATLVIVGDVNADGLISTIRQLFEPIPRGPEPKPVATMEGDQKGERRFYLKRDAQVPFVMMGYRVPNYTSEDSYALDVLESILSRGKSSRLYQSLVYEQSVSLAVGAEYGLMQTDPGLFYFYALVRPGVGVETVEEALQKEIKRIQTDPPTEQELQRAKNQVEAARVFEQDSNFRHAMLLGQAEAVGAGWRKVEQFLERIRAVTPKDVQRVAVQYLTDDARTVGTLIPVPPKQPEMTSTSGPQGKP
- a CDS encoding pitrilysin family protein; amino-acid sequence: MRIRRSAFFHAFITPLAATALTLAIMLCDAAAAEIAPVKFATPNGMTVVILEQHYVPIVEVHALIKAGSSHDLPERAGLANLVASLLDEGTTTRTSKQLAEQIDFVGGALEVKAGEDFTTASARVLKKDVDLAFTLLADILQHPVFNKQDFERIRGQVLGEMASDNDDPGHVAMKAFNQLVFHGHPYRWPLNGTEETVGKITPADVAAFYSKEYVPGQVILTVVGDVTAEQITGLTQTHFGSWKKAALPVRTNKKAAPLEKKTVQLIEKDLMQSSIVLGHGGISRTNPDFYAVTVMNYILGSGGFSSRLMDSIRDKQGLAYGIMSHFDARYMPGSFWISLQTRSEATNQAINGVLAEVKAIRESPVSDQELADAKSFLMGSFPLRLDSTAKLAQVLAQVEFYGLGFEYFSQYPKWIERVTKDDVQRVAKQYLDPHRYAMVVVGNLTKAKIKH
- the larE gene encoding ATP-dependent sacrificial sulfur transferase LarE, whose translation is MSMPRQASTDQLTRLRNVFADMRSVLVAYSGGIDSTLVLKMAQDVLGDRALGVTAVSPTLPGEELETAIRVAREIGVRHEIVRTDQLLIPDFVKNDASRCFHCKSDLYQLLDRLRTERNVEWVADGTNLDDMGDDRPGITAASAYHVRSPLLEASCTKSDVRTMAERLGISTWAKPAAACLSSRIPRGMPITIEKLRRVEFAESFLHGEGLRHIRVRDHGDIARIEAPSEDFEKLATAANRERISRQLREFGFRFVCVDLEGYRPGGTSLG
- the atpF gene encoding F0F1 ATP synthase subunit B, with protein sequence MPQFESHFFSSLIFWEVVSFAILLFVLYKYAFPGILAVLEERERKIKDSLDQAERHRFEAEGRLKEYEAKLNAASKEAEGLLAAAKERAQRLLEENEQRLTSEAERIKGDATREIDQERRKAVQEIRSQTTELALMVAEKVVQRSLTDADHRRLADEALDALAKSPAR
- the atpE gene encoding ATP synthase F0 subunit C is translated as MDSAAAALLGMGLAAAGFAGAGVGIGYIFGKMIEAVARQPEAEGRIGKYMWIGFALVEAIALYGLVIAFIIMGLRK
- a CDS encoding F0F1 ATP synthase subunit A; this encodes MEESPLHPFELHNIVPINFAGLDISINKAVIIMWVVVALVAFLMVKAGGARQLVPGKLQSLAEMLVDFIRGIILDTMGKDGMRFFPLVATLFLFILFCNLIGLIPGSYTVTSQIIVTAVFAIAVYALSLIMGFLIHGAKFLGILVPPGTPAWLLPLMVPIELISQLARPISLAVRLFANMTAGHVILGVLFGLAISGGLLIGWLPFAFTIAMNGLEVGIAFIQAYIFTVLTCVYLGDAFHLHGHDDHAH
- a CDS encoding AtpZ/AtpI family protein, coding for MPPSQDPIYAGLGQAVRIGTELIAALIVGGGLGWVVDTYLLESSPWGMAAGLFFGAAAGIRNAYRSAQQWPKS